CGGAGGAAGTGAGCGCCGGCTACTGACGAGGAATGGCGGCGCACATCAGCGTTTGTCGCCTAATCAATAAATGCGGAAAGGCCCGCTCTCAGGCCCAATCTTTGGGCTATGTGTGAACAAGCATCGCGCGATGTCTCGACTATCTTAGCAAAAACCATTGCTTATCGTGCTTACGGGCGTCGAAACGCCATTTCGATCTCAGGGGGATAGCTTTGCGACTCTTGGCAAATTATATGCCGGTTATGAAATCTAAATTAGTATTTGCGGCGCTGGTCGCTACCGTACTGCGCGCTGCGCCGCTTCAAGCCTCTGATAAGCCCATCGATCTCAATAGCATCGATGTTGTCGATGCTATTGAGTGCCGCCTCGATGCGCCCGCCTACAATGGATTTGCTTTTGCCCTCAATGGCGAAGAGAAGATCGCGGACAAACGAGGCTGGGTGCCGATGCAATCCGAAAATATTATGATGAACGAATATGATTTGCCGGCCCCAATCACGGTAGCCAGGCATTACAGCACACGCCGTATTGGCTTTACGTCGAATGGCGTTGTCGCGATCCTCGATCTCGCTGACACGGCAGCGTTCGCAAGGGAGCAGAAGATTGAGAACGCATTGGATCCTGGACCGCTGATCGAAGCTATGATCGCCTCGGGCAAGGCAACGCCTGAGGAGATCAAGGAGGCCACCAAGTTCAGCAAATTCCTCGGCGAAAAAATAGTTGTCGACCGCACTGAGCTCCCGAAAGACGGCGAGATGTTTGGCATGCATACGGTCATCGGGCGCAATGTCTCGAATGCCACGACGCATCCAGGCAAGACATTCTATGGTTGCTCTTACCGGATCGAGATGATCGACAAAGATGGAAAGCCGCTATGAAGATTGGGCTTCCGGCCTTGGCTTTGGCCTGTGGAACAGTCGGACTTCTACTAATATTCCCTGCTCGTAGATCCGTGCTCCCGATGAATGCGGTGGCAGCCGGCGGCACGCAATTCGTCGACCTGAGCATCATTGAGCTGATCCTCCGTCGAAACGCGGGCGTATCCGATCAGTTTTTGGGCGAGGGGAGGGGGAGTGACCTTCACCGCTTTCGCCATCGATTTTTCGACCTGGTTTCTGCGGCATTTGTACAGATAGGAAATGCGTGAGAAAAGGCCGGTTTGCAAGCGTGTTTTATGACGTAAATAGGAGGCCTTGCAGCGCGTTTGCCGATCCGGGATAGGCAGCGACCTATCTAGGCCACGGAGCGCCCGTCAGCGGCCTTTGACGGCCGAAGTGCCCCAAAACTGGCTGTTTTGCGAGGGATCGCGCGCCGCGCTGTCGTATTCGGTACATATTGGCGAGATGTGCTTGGGGAGGGGCGCTAGGCCGAACGGTTCGGCGCACCTTATTGGGGTCGGTTCCGGTAGGGGGCGAAATGACACGATAAGCGCACCGGCCGTTGTCCCAATTGAACCCTTGTGAATTTTAGGCTCGGGAAGCCTTGATCTGTATGGGCTGGTCGCTGTCCAAAACAGACTAAAGTTCTTTTGGGACGGCAAGGGGTTGGCAGGAATGCGCCAGAAGCGGTCGTTCGTCCGAGGCCTTCCCGAGCGCACTGCTATGACGGTACGCTCGGCGCGGGAATGCTTAGCCAGACTAGCTGCAAACGGGTCAGATCAGCCCAATCCCTCCTCTGCAAGCGCCCGGATGACCGAAGGCATTGCCTTCATGCGAGTTAAGCAGTTCCGTAAATTTTCCGGCAAATCAACGCCGCTCTTTGGCGCGACCATCAGAATCCAGAAGAGATAGCAGTCAGCGATTGTGATCTCATTACTCACCAGGAATACCTTGTCATCCATCTGATCGGAAAGAATGGCGAAGGCCTTCTTGATCTTGTCACGAGCGCGCAGCTTTTCCGCTTCTGGAAAGTCCTTGAAAAATGGGCTATAGGCTCCATGGATTTCGGAGGACATGAAGGCGAGCGCCTCAAATGTCTGCCACCTGAGAATGCTATCATCGGGCAGAAGCTTCCCGCTCTGTTCCGCAATATAGGCGAGAATGACCTGATTCTCCGTGAGGATCGTCCCATCGTTCATCTCCAGGGCCGGGATATAACCCTTTGGGTTAAGCGCTAGAAAATCGCGACCGTCTTCGGTCTTCCTTTCGCGGTCGATGCTAAGGAGCTTGTAGGGAAGCCCGGCCTCAATGAGTGCTATGTGATCGGCCAGGCTGCAGGCAGCGGGATAATAGAAAAGGTTCATGCTTGGTCTCCGTGTTTGACCCATCCGAACCTTGCAGCTCGGCTATCAAGTCTAAAATGTTGACCACAACCATGTATGGGACCTACAACATGCCGTCAAAAGCATATCTTTAGGAGTAGGTCAGATGGATATGACTGCCAAGCCAGCAGGGGCCGACTGCCGCGCTGTGAGCGAAATCCTCAGCCGCGTCGGCGACAAATGGACGATCCAAGTGGTTGTCGCACTGCGCTCTGGCTCACAGCGCTTCAACGGAATCAAGCGGCGTGTGGGCGGGATTTCGCAACAAATGCTAACGAGGACGCTCAAGACGCTGGAACGGGACGGTATGGTCGAGCGCACCGTTCGCCACACCACTCCGCCGCAAGTCGACTACATGCTGACGCCGCTCGGACATTCCCTGTCTGAAACCGCAAGGCATCTCGCCGATTGGGCTGCAGCCCACCAAGGGGTAATTGCAGGTAACCGCCTCCAATACGACGCTCGCCAGCTTTGATTATCCGCAGTCTCGATATGCCGTTGTCCCACCGTCGGTTTCAAGAAGTCCGCTTCGGGCCGAATCCGGACTTCACCTGTTAGCGTGTCATTTTGCCCCCTACCGGAACCGACCCCCAGGTGCGTCTGGCCCAGGCATCAATGGCTCAGCGCGACACATCTGTTTCCGAGCTGTGCAAGGAATTGGGGATCGAGCGCGTTACCCTCTATCGCTACGTCGGCCCGAAGGGCGAACTCAGAGATTATGGAAAGCGCGTACTTGGTTTAGCGTAGAACTTCACGGGTCCCATAAACGGGCTGGATGAAGACGCACCGCGCCATGCCCACTTCGGATGATTGTCAGGGAACAGCGAAAAGCCTATATCTACTAAAGCAGTGCAGCCAGTCCGATACCCAGGCGACCAGCCTGACGCCTTAGCGTTGAGACGCGATTTGCGTAGGACAAGACTAACCCGTCCGGCACTGTTTCAAGCCAAACATTGATAACTTTTTGGAGGATGAGATGATCTCAGCCGGATATTGCCGACTTATGTCCCGTTATAACACTTGGCAAAATGCCTCGTTGGTAACGGCCGCCGATGAGCTCACAAACGAGGAACGCTGGAAGGATCGCGGTGCATTCTTTCAGTCGATCGCAGCGACATTGAACCACCTCTATTGGGC
The Rhizobium lusitanum DNA segment above includes these coding regions:
- a CDS encoding winged helix-turn-helix transcriptional regulator, coding for MDMTAKPAGADCRAVSEILSRVGDKWTIQVVVALRSGSQRFNGIKRRVGGISQQMLTRTLKTLERDGMVERTVRHTTPPQVDYMLTPLGHSLSETARHLADWAAAHQGVIAGNRLQYDARQL
- a CDS encoding glutathione S-transferase N-terminal domain-containing protein — its product is MNLFYYPAACSLADHIALIEAGLPYKLLSIDRERKTEDGRDFLALNPKGYIPALEMNDGTILTENQVILAYIAEQSGKLLPDDSILRWQTFEALAFMSSEIHGAYSPFFKDFPEAEKLRARDKIKKAFAILSDQMDDKVFLVSNEITIADCYLFWILMVAPKSGVDLPENLRNCLTRMKAMPSVIRALAEEGLG